In the genome of Arachis stenosperma cultivar V10309 chromosome 6, arast.V10309.gnm1.PFL2, whole genome shotgun sequence, the window CGATTTGGATGCTCACTTGAATTCGTGACCAACAAGTCACAAGAAGGATCGCAATTTTGCAGGGGGTTTGGTGGAATTGGGGGCATCCTTCGCTACCAGCTCGACATCAGATCGTTCGACGAGTTATCCGATAATGGAGAAGTGTATGAGGATTCTGATTAAGTGTCAGCTAGTGTCAAGCCTTTTCCCCTGGTTTTTGGATAATTTATTGAATCAATTTCGTCAATGTGACAAAAATTCCGTAAACATCTCATGGATTTTATGGTTCTAAACTTCTAATGCTTGGACCTTTTGTGTTGGATTCACCATACATGTACTGTacttttttctatttaatatcTTACTAAACTTTTTGTTAGTGAATGGATCGTATATGCTTGTGACATCTCTACCAGATTGTGATGAATTTCTTGATTAAGAGAAGGTAAACAGGCATTCAGCTCAAATCAGACATTGAGTGATTTAATGTCTAGTTATATTTAGTTCATGTTTACATCAAGTGGAGAGCTACTACTCATGGTATGTTTAGGTTGATGTATTTTGTTTGTCTCCTTTGCTCCTTTTTGTAGAGTAGCATGTGATGATTGGTTTTCATGTGAAAATCAGTTACTCATTAAACCTTTTGTTTTtcgttgttttttttttataaagaaataCTAGTTGAAGATCGAATATGGCTTTGGTGCTTACCTATTATATCTAGCTTccaacaaaatttattttaattatgatttagtacaataattttttgtttgggGTTTATTATAATGAACGTTTTTGGTTGAAAGTTTCCAATTAATTACCATCTATGTTATATGTTTCCATTCATTTGCTGAAAGACTTATATTTCAAACAATCGTGttagaaaactaaaaatttCATAAAGGAAAAAAGCCAACAATTTTAGTGAACCCACAAAAATTTAACTCATCTGTCCCACGTGCAAGAAACATCCCAAAATTAAATGAGATTATCCTCCCCTAAAAGCATGCACTTGTTTAAGATTGCATTCACCCAAAATTTCACATTTTTCTCcctaatttcttttcaaatcacAACCAAATCTTTCTTCTTTCACAATTGAAAATCAAACAAAACTCTAACCCCCGAAAAATTCAGAGAAACAAGCTTCACTTCACACCCAAATAGAACTACGAAACCCAGGCATGCAAAGCTCCGCCATGGCTCTATTACACCATGTGAGGCAGAGCTCTGGTATCCACAAATGAACCCAGGAGTACAGAGCGTTTACATGGCTTTGGTGGTAGTGAACAATGAACCACAGTCATCATTTATCAAACTAAACTTTGGTTCTTAAGTCTAGTTTTAGAACGCAATGCCACCTCAAATGTGCAATTACTGAGCTCAGGGAAGTTCTGTCGTCAAAATGTTTTATGCCCAATTCCATGCCAAGAAGTTAGCAATGAACCCTTCTCAGAGTAATTTATCAAACTTCAACTCAATCTTACAACCCGCCTGCAATGCCATTTTAGAGCTTTTGCCCATTCAGCAGGGCATTCTGATTATGTATACAATACATCAATAAAGAGAGCATCCATTTTGTTTAGCAGAAAACCGAACTATCAATCATCCCTACTCATCATCCTCCAGATCAAAATCCTCATTCCTCGATCATCACATCTGCATTTTCTCCGTACAAAATGCAGTTGTATACTACAAATGAAAGGAATCCAGTCAGCATATAACCAAAAAGACAGaaaggaaaaaacaaaagaagttatttttaaacaaaaatgaaCAAACTAAAAGGAGCCAAGGTGACCGAATTATTTCCTGTCAGAATAGCAGCCACAACTCAAAACAATTAGAACAACATCACCAACTACATAGACCTTTCCAAGGTACTGAAATCCCACTTCTTAATTCAAGGACCTTTATGAATTCCAAAACAAGGCTAATTGTATAAGCAAGCTAGCACCAGTTCCAATTCCCTATGAGAAAATTTGTCCTTTTCTGTTTCCCTTATAAAAAGTGTTATCAAGGGGATAAAACTACACAAGGGATAAGACATCCTCAATATTAAAGATAAGAGTAAAACAAATATACATCAAAATAGTAATGCGTTCCATTCACTTTGCATATCTGAGAGAATGTCCTCTAGAAAGATCTTGTAGTTGCCCCAAGAAGAAGCAAACAACTAACTCTATTTCACAAAGTTCGACCGTTAGATACTATCATTGAATACATGGGAGTGATACTCCATCCAAATATTCACTAACACAATACaatgatatgaacagtgcaaTGCCACATATCCCAACCAACAAAACACATCAACAGGAATTGTCCAATTTCTCCAACCAACACTAACAAAGGATACCAAATAGAGGATTCCATAAGAAATTGTCTCAATTtattatagatattttttattatagcTTGCGAGCTTGATAGATATTATTAAGAAAAGTCAATCAACTACAGAAACAGAACAATTTTAAGAAAACACAACCAGTTGTGTTAGATCCAAATCTAAGAGAATACATAAAGCATAGCAGTAGATGCGCCACTTGAAACTGCAGCTCTAGCATAAAGTTCCCTAAAAGCAAGTTATATTCACCTAAGGTAATGTCAAATCCCAATTGATATCAGAATAAATTCAAATAATCTGTCATGACAATAACTAATGAAATTCAAATTcgttataaaaaatatactcaAATTCAGCATAATAAATAAGGcagataaaaaaatagataaaaaaaccAAATTAAGGGGAACAAAAATGAATGAGAACATTTGGATCATACTTTGGATGCTTATCCACATAGAGATTTGTTGTCAAGATTCGGCCATAAACAGATTGGAAATAAATGCATGATTTCTCTTTGCGGAGATCAAATAACATCAGGTAAACAAGATCGAGAGAAATTAATGAAAACAGGAAGAGGGAGTCAAGTATAGTACAGTAGAAGAgcttgatatatatatatttttttattttgaatttgaattgaCAATTCAGTAGTGCTTCCATCATATGGAAGTAAGTTCAAAATGAGTTTTGAATTAGAAAGAGTTACGCTGTTACTATTCTTTTGATGGCTTCAGATTTTATTAACTGACCATATCAGAAAGATTAAAGATTAAATCTTTTACCAAAAGCTATTAGAAGGGGGTGAATGTTTGAGGCTACTTAGGAACAGTTTTGGGAAGACTTGAAATAGAAAGGGAAGGATGTGGCACGAACTGAATTAGTTGAGTTAGGTAAAGAGAAAGCGCTGGCTAGGAGTTTGGGTGGGAAAAGTAGTTAGAAAGGAATATTAGGGGAGAATGATGTAAATAGGGAAGTTAAGAGTAGTTTCCCCTATGGCCCTATGACAGTCATTTTGCATCAGAACTGTATGAGACCGAGGCTCTCATTCCTCAAGACTAGAAATACCAATTGTACAATTAAGGTTCTTAGCGCATCGCCAAGGGTCCTCCTTTAATACAAATATATCCTCCCTGTCCGCTTGTATCCCTGGGCATCAGttttaatacaaatatatataactGACCCCACCTAGTGAGATAAggttttattattgttgtgtttttttttggggggggttGAACAATGCAGCCTAAAACAACTACTATGGAGTCAAGATATATTTGTGTTCCAGTTACTTCTTCATAGCAAGTAGCCATCAAAAACCTCAGAAAAAGAACCtacataaaaagaaaaagcgTATTGGTTCAACAATACAAGAATGCAGTACGACTATGGCAATGCTCCAGGTTCATTGCATCATTAAGTACGGTTATTTGGGTGTAAGTTAGACAGCAGAAGCACTAATCCAAGGGTATAAAGTAATATAATGGGAAAAAAGAGAGTATCAAAGTCATTTCAAGACTAGGGAGGTTAACCGATGACAGCAACAAAAACTCGAAATATAATCATCAAAACTCCAACAGTAGCCAGGCCATTGTGGTCCAATTTCTCTAACCCAAAATACGTCATgttaaatattcaaaatttcaaacaaattcAACATAAAAAAAAGGTACAATGGACATTAAAAACTAAAGAAACTGACCTCGTTTTTTCATCTCATAAGACCTTCAGCAATGGCTTCAATTAGTTACTCTATCGTTGTGGGTCTGTTTTTCAGAACAGTAAGAATAACTCTCAAAGGTTAAAACATTTGAGAAGCATCCATGTCTCCACCTTTTAAGCAAGGACAGTGCTTTATTCGACATCTCTTCGCAAAGTTCATAGATCATAATGGTATACTTTTGGCATCGGATACCCCACTATAAGCAAGGATGCTCAGAGAATCCTGTGTGATATTTTGCATTCAACCTATAGACACACCATGAATTGCGATAGCCATGTGCGCATATCAATACAAATACCTTTGGCCACAACATTATGAAATAAGGCGCTTGCTGTCCATGTTAAGATGCCATCTTTTGCAAAGTACATCTAGGTAAGTGATAAGACGTAAGCGTAGACCTTTGTCATGAATCACATTAACAAGCTGCCGTGCATTTGAGATTCTACCAACTTTACACAAGCCATCCACTAGGGAAATATAAGTTACAAAATCGGGAACTAAATTTTTTAGACGCATTTCTTCAAAGAGATGCATGGCTTCATCTATCCTTTCACTCTTGCAACATCCAGAAATCAAGATGGTATAACTACAAACATCAGGTTCCAAACCATTTTTAACCATTTTGTCAAATAATGAAATTGCCTGGTCAAGATTTTGGGTTTTGCATAAAGCATCTAACACGACACTGTAAGTTATTGTATCAGGGGGTGGACCTATATCATGCATCTCATCAAGAAACTTTAATGCACTCGAGATCCTCCCCAATTTACACATACCATCAATAAAAGAACTATAAGTTACAGTATGAGGAACCAAATTCTTTAGATGCATTTCTCTCAAGAGCGCCAAAGCTTCGTGTATCCTTTGCTCTTTGCAATAACTATTAATCAATATGGAATAACTCCAAACATCAGGGGCCAACCCATTTTTAGTCAGTTTGCTAAATAAGGCAACTGCCTTGTCAAGATGTTGGTTTTTGCATAAAGCATCTAAGAAGATACAATAAGTGACAATATCAGGGCTTAGGTCATTAGCACACATTGTATTAACAAGCTTCCAAGCATATGAGAATCTCCCAGATTTGCAAAGACAATCAATAAGACAATTATAAGTCACAAGATTGGGAAACAATTTCCTGCAAAACATTTCATCGAAGAGCTTCAAAGCTTCATCTAATCTTTCAAGCTTACAATATGCACTTATCAGGATATTATAAAGCCAAACATCAGGAGCAATACCCCATCGAAAAACCATGTCAAATAGTTCTCTTGCCTCATCTACTCTATCATTCAAACAATAACCATGTATCAAAGCAGTGAAACTAACAATGCTAGGTTCATGACCCAATTCAATCATTTTATCAAACATATAATGAGCTTCCACTAACATTCCTTTTTTACACAATGCATCAATCAAAATAGTGCATACATAAACATCCGGGACTACGCCGTTCAGAACCATTTCCTTAAGCCACCAAACTGCTTCATTCACTTGCCCCACAACACACAATTGGCAAACTAGAGGCCGGTAAGTGAACAAATTAGGACTAACACCCTTAACAATCATTTCAAGATACAAATGACGCGCCTCATTCACAAGCCCATCTTTACACAATCCATCAATAACAGTGCTATACATCACAACATTCGGCCTAACTGCTCGCCCCTCTATCCTCCTCAGCATCCAAACTGCCGCCCTGGTACGCCCAGCCTTGCACAACCCATCAATCAAAGTCCCATAACTGAACTCATCCAACCGAAACCCCATCCCAACAAGCTCATCATGAAACTCCAAAGCTCTCACAATCTCCCCACCCAAACACAACCCTTTAATCAAACTATTCAAGACCACAATATCAACGCCATAACCAAATTTCATAACCTTCCCGAAAACAGAGAAAGCAAGTGCGACCTCACCAACATGGCAGTAACAATTTATCAAAATGGTGAGAGTGACAAGACAGGGAGTGATACCTTTCAACCTCATTTCAGTGCATAGAGAAATGGCAGTGGGGTAACGCTTCATCTTCACAAAAGCGGCCAAGAGCTTGTTAAAATGGAAGACCGGCGGTGAAGGGCGCGCGTGGAGCATGCGGTTGAAAGAAGCAACCGCAGCGTCGTGTTCAAGATTGGATGAacgaggagaagaagaagaataatagtGAGGGATAGACAGGAAGAGGAAGGTGGAGAGAGACACGGTGAGGAAGGTGCAGAACCTGGGGAAGCGGTTACAGTTACGGTTACAGTGGTAGGTGTTTGTTATGGTGTGAGGAAAGAGCATGTTTGTGAAAAAGAATGTAAGGAAAGCATAGAAGCTGGTTAGAGAAGCGAAATACAGCATGCAACAACTCAAGAAGGAGGCAGAAGCTCCGAAAGAAAAAGGTCAAGGTGCTACTGCAACACATTTTTCTGGGCCGAAGCCGCAAAACAAATATTGGGtccaaaagtttttttttttgtttttcacggTATCCCTCGATCTGACATGGTTAAGGATTAATCCGTCACGGTACTGAACTCTATTTAAGGGTTTTTCGCTGGCCAATGAGTTGCTGCATGCATAAGGTGGGATTCGAACCCCAACACTTATTTAAGCGGACTAATAAActaaccactagaccaacccAACTTGATTCGAATCCAAAAGTTTTAAACatgtttatattttaatattagaaaaatgGTATGTTACCagcaaatattattattttttattaatatttagttaataattatttatatttatatttatatttataaaaattttaaacataaaaaatatataatttatatttattaaatttgtatatattttttttataacctAAGTTTATACACATAAatcaatattatattttttaaaatttacacaaataaaataataaaatttatttattaaaaataatttaatatttatatttttgtaattcttCTCTTACGTTTTCTAAAAAGTACTTTTgtatagagctttttcaaacaAGTACTAGATGTTTTTACAAGAGAGAGTGAGCGGGTGGAGAAACACACGACAGGATAGAATTAGGATACCATTTATTGAAAAAGATCCACGAATTTGGAACTGGAAAGCATATCATCCATAGTTATCAAACCCGACTCGACTCAGCCGGTTCGACCGAAAATTCGGTCACCCGATCACCTGGCCGGGCCGAACTACTCGTTGAACCAGTTGTGCAACAGACCCGATCGAATCCGGGTCGACCCGACGGGTTTTCGTAAAACCCGATGACCCGGCCAGTTAATTTAACCCAGTCCGggtcttttttttcttcctaaTACCTGAAACAGCGTCGTTTCATAACCCACCCCCCCTCCTCCCCTTTCCCTTTCGATGAAACCTTATGCCCAAATGCCAAATCTGAGACTCTTGACTCTGAGAGTCTGA includes:
- the LOC130936156 gene encoding pentatricopeptide repeat-containing protein At3g22470, mitochondrial-like, producing the protein MLFPHTITNTYHCNRNCNRFPRFCTFLTVSLSTFLFLSIPHYYSSSSPRSSNLEHDAAVASFNRMLHARPSPPVFHFNKLLAAFVKMKRYPTAISLCTEMRLKGITPCLVTLTILINCYCHVGEVALAFSVFGKVMKFGYGVDIVVLNSLIKGLCLGGEIVRALEFHDELVGMGFRLDEFSYGTLIDGLCKAGRTRAAVWMLRRIEGRAVRPNVVMYSTVIDGLCKDGLVNEARHLYLEMIVKGVSPNLFTYRPLVCQLCVVGQVNEAVWWLKEMVLNGVVPDVYVCTILIDALCKKGMLVEAHYMFDKMIELGHEPSIVSFTALIHGYCLNDRVDEARELFDMVFRWGIAPDVWLYNILISAYCKLERLDEALKLFDEMFCRKLFPNLVTYNCLIDCLCKSGRFSYAWKLVNTMCANDLSPDIVTYCIFLDALCKNQHLDKAVALFSKLTKNGLAPDVWSYSILINSYCKEQRIHEALALLREMHLKNLVPHTVTYSSFIDGMCKLGRISSALKFLDEMHDIGPPPDTITYSVVLDALCKTQNLDQAISLFDKMVKNGLEPDVCSYTILISGCCKSERIDEAMHLFEEMRLKNLVPDFVTYISLVDGLCKVGRISNARQLVNVIHDKGLRLRLITYLDVLCKRWHLNMDSKRLIS